A genomic window from Micromonospora violae includes:
- a CDS encoding phage tail protein gives MRRSAIERLLPAAYQRACVPGSVLWALLDVMEGLHAPDEAILAEVDALFDPYRAPDGLVVRLTRWVAMDHVVASPRPDAPLPLPVGRLRDLVANAALLARWRGTPYGIRRALELATGTSGFTIDEPAEQPFHVVVRVPAAAADQLPVITRIVEAEKPASATVEIVLEEEPS, from the coding sequence ATGCGACGCTCGGCGATTGAGCGGCTGCTGCCCGCCGCCTACCAACGGGCCTGCGTGCCGGGCAGCGTGCTCTGGGCGCTGCTCGACGTGATGGAGGGGTTGCACGCCCCGGACGAGGCGATCCTCGCCGAGGTCGACGCGCTGTTCGACCCGTACCGGGCACCGGACGGGCTGGTGGTGCGGTTGACCCGCTGGGTGGCGATGGACCACGTGGTGGCCTCGCCCCGGCCGGACGCCCCGCTGCCGCTGCCGGTGGGTCGGCTGCGGGACCTGGTGGCCAACGCCGCCCTGCTGGCCCGGTGGCGCGGCACCCCGTACGGGATCCGTCGGGCCCTGGAGCTGGCCACCGGGACGTCGGGCTTCACCATCGACGAACCCGCCGAGCAGCCCTTCCACGTCGTGGTGCGGGTGCCGGCCGCCGCCGCCGACCAGCTCCCCGTGATCACCCGCATCGTCGAGGCGGAGAAGCCCGCCTCGGCCACCGTCGAGATCGTCCTGGAAGAGGAGCCGTCATGA
- a CDS encoding PmoA family protein, whose protein sequence is MTGAGEPVRLTAGVGESVRLAAGATEVAEYLLDPGLDVRHGPRPYLHPVRTLGGTVVTDALPADHVWHLGASLAVQDVNGSNLWGGRTYVRDVGYTWRDDHGVIVHTGEVERSPGRYAHDLQWRDRAGGVLLTERRWLTASVVAPDAWRLEVESVLVAPDDREVRLGSPATNGRPGGAGYGGFFWRAAADGEAAVFTADAAGEGAVNGTAAPWLALTGVRSGGGAYTLVFAGLGRGDRWFVRTGMYPGVCVAFAFDRPAVVPAGGSRHGQYRVWVADGTLDRDGAAALARLNGTRLGLAGRR, encoded by the coding sequence GTGACCGGGGCGGGGGAGCCGGTACGGCTGACGGCCGGGGTGGGGGAGTCGGTACGGCTGGCGGCCGGGGCCACCGAGGTGGCCGAGTACCTGCTCGACCCGGGGCTGGACGTGCGGCACGGGCCCCGACCGTACCTGCACCCGGTCCGCACCCTCGGCGGCACGGTGGTCACCGACGCGCTCCCCGCCGACCACGTGTGGCACCTCGGCGCATCCCTCGCGGTGCAGGACGTCAACGGCAGCAACCTCTGGGGTGGGCGTACCTACGTGCGCGACGTCGGCTACACCTGGCGTGACGACCACGGCGTCATCGTGCACACCGGCGAGGTCGAGCGGTCCCCGGGCCGGTACGCGCACGATCTCCAGTGGCGCGACCGGGCCGGCGGTGTGCTGCTGACCGAGCGCAGGTGGCTCACCGCGTCGGTGGTCGCGCCGGACGCCTGGCGGCTCGAGGTGGAGTCCGTCCTGGTCGCCCCGGACGACCGGGAGGTGCGCCTGGGCAGCCCGGCCACCAACGGTCGCCCTGGTGGCGCTGGTTACGGCGGTTTCTTCTGGCGGGCGGCCGCCGACGGCGAAGCGGCCGTGTTCACCGCCGACGCCGCCGGGGAGGGGGCGGTGAACGGCACCGCGGCACCGTGGCTCGCGTTGACCGGCGTGCGGTCGGGCGGCGGGGCGTACACCCTGGTGTTCGCGGGTCTCGGCCGCGGCGACCGGTGGTTCGTGCGGACCGGGATGTATCCGGGGGTCTGTGTGGCGTTCGCGTTCGACCGGCCGGCGGTGGTGCCGGCCGGCGGGAGCCGGCACGGCCAGTACCGGGTGTGGGTGGCCGACGGAACCCTCGACCGCGACGGTGCCGCCGCCCTGGCCCGCCTCAACGGGACGCGGCTCGGGCTGGCAGGGCGGCGGTGA
- a CDS encoding carbohydrate ABC transporter permease → MVTVTPTADAPTAAPPTARRRPSGRPVLRLLILVAIVAVVLYPLIWMVGTSLKSQEEIVNNVGLLPERFTPGNYTAGWSNFDVGFGRFFLNSAMVSLLTVVGNGLSCLLAAYAFARLRFRLRGMWFAVMIGTLLLPQHVLIVPQYILFRTLGLVGGDWPYLPLLIPQFLATEAFFVFLMVQFMRGVPRELDEAARIDGAGPFGIFRHIILPLSRPALVTTAIFSFIWTWNDFFRQLVFLSQLEDYTVPVALTLFIDSTSQSAVGPMFAMSVLSLLPVFLFFVAFQRMLVEGINTSGIKG, encoded by the coding sequence ATGGTGACGGTGACCCCGACGGCCGACGCGCCGACCGCAGCGCCGCCGACCGCGCGCCGACGGCCCAGCGGACGGCCCGTGCTGCGGCTGCTGATCCTGGTGGCGATCGTCGCCGTGGTGCTCTACCCGCTGATCTGGATGGTGGGCACCTCGCTGAAGTCCCAGGAGGAGATCGTCAACAACGTCGGGCTGCTGCCCGAGCGGTTCACCCCGGGCAACTACACCGCCGGCTGGTCCAACTTCGACGTCGGCTTCGGCCGGTTCTTCCTCAACAGCGCGATGGTCAGCCTGCTCACCGTCGTCGGCAACGGGCTCTCCTGCCTGCTGGCCGCGTACGCCTTCGCCCGGTTGCGGTTCCGGCTGCGCGGCATGTGGTTCGCCGTCATGATCGGCACGCTGCTGCTGCCCCAGCACGTCCTGATCGTGCCGCAGTACATCCTGTTCCGCACGCTCGGGCTGGTCGGCGGCGACTGGCCCTACCTGCCGCTGCTCATCCCGCAGTTCCTGGCCACCGAGGCGTTCTTCGTCTTCCTCATGGTGCAGTTCATGCGCGGCGTCCCCCGGGAACTGGACGAGGCGGCCCGCATCGACGGCGCCGGCCCGTTCGGCATCTTCCGGCACATCATCCTGCCGCTGAGCCGCCCCGCGCTGGTCACCACGGCGATCTTCTCGTTCATCTGGACCTGGAACGACTTCTTCCGCCAACTGGTCTTCCTGTCCCAACTGGAGGACTACACCGTGCCGGTCGCGTTGACCCTGTTCATCGACTCCACCAGCCAGAGCGCGGTCGGACCGATGTTCGCCATGTCGGTGCTGTCGCTGCTGCCGGTCTTCCTGTTCTTCGTCGCGTTCCAGCGGATGCTCGTCGAGGGGATCAACACCAGTGGCATCAAGGGCTGA
- a CDS encoding carbohydrate ABC transporter permease, whose amino-acid sequence MALTTAPDPTRRGPGSARAHASRRGPGRFRHSEGLAGYVFLSPWLIGLMGVTAVPMLLSLYLSFTNYDILTPFSEVQWVGLANYERMFTADPSYWHAVRVTVTFALIAVPLKLAAALGVALLLNRAWRGVGLFRGLFYLPSLLGGSVALAIVWVNMFNRDGAFNSLLSLFGITGKPWVNDPDWALETLMVLAIWQFGAPMVIFLAGLKQVPTELYEAASVDGAGRLRQFRNVTLPMLSPVIFFNLVLETINGFQGFTAAFVLSNGTGGPVDSTLMYTLNLYITGFTDLEMGYASAMAWVFLLAIAVITAVFFSTGRFWVHYSDGEER is encoded by the coding sequence GTGGCGTTGACCACGGCGCCCGACCCGACCCGACGCGGCCCCGGATCAGCCCGGGCCCACGCCTCTCGGCGTGGGCCCGGACGCTTCCGGCACAGCGAAGGTCTGGCGGGGTACGTCTTCCTGTCGCCGTGGCTCATCGGCCTGATGGGTGTCACGGCGGTCCCCATGCTGCTGTCGCTCTACCTGAGCTTCACCAACTACGACATCCTCACCCCGTTCTCCGAGGTCCAGTGGGTGGGGCTGGCCAACTACGAACGGATGTTCACCGCCGACCCGTCGTACTGGCACGCGGTGCGGGTGACAGTGACCTTCGCGCTGATCGCCGTACCGCTGAAGCTGGCCGCGGCGCTCGGCGTGGCGCTGCTGCTCAACCGCGCCTGGCGTGGCGTCGGGCTGTTCCGCGGGCTGTTCTACCTGCCGTCCCTGCTCGGTGGCAGCGTCGCGCTGGCCATCGTCTGGGTCAACATGTTCAACCGCGACGGCGCGTTCAACTCGCTGCTGAGTCTCTTCGGCATCACCGGCAAACCATGGGTCAACGACCCGGACTGGGCCCTGGAGACGCTGATGGTGCTGGCCATCTGGCAGTTCGGCGCACCGATGGTGATCTTCCTGGCCGGGCTCAAGCAGGTGCCCACCGAGCTGTACGAGGCCGCGTCGGTCGACGGGGCCGGCCGCCTGCGCCAGTTCCGCAACGTCACCCTGCCGATGCTCTCCCCGGTCATCTTCTTCAACCTGGTGCTGGAGACCATCAACGGCTTCCAGGGCTTCACCGCCGCGTTCGTGCTCAGCAACGGCACCGGCGGCCCGGTCGACTCCACCCTGATGTACACGCTGAACCTCTACATCACCGGCTTCACCGACCTCGAGATGGGCTACGCCTCGGCGATGGCCTGGGTGTTCCTGCTCGCCATCGCGGTCATCACCGCGGTCTTCTTCAGCACCGGACGGTTCTGGGTGCACTACTCCGACGGGGAGGAGCGGTGA
- a CDS encoding ABC transporter substrate-binding protein translates to MHPATPPTTDAPDGRAHRTPLPRRRLLRGLLAVTVAAPLMFGAAACGDDGTAADPNAPVKLSIFWWGGDARAKLTEDALALYTKKHPNVTFEKTWQANQGYFDKLATLTAGGNPPDLFQIDDNYLAEYAARNTTLDLTSYQESGKLDTSKFPKSLWQYGVVDGKLAGLAAGENTQGLVYNKTLLTKHNLPEPTTGMSWEEHIAWAEQVTAKTKVPGTQDPSADYKALWVWLRQQGKDLYRGKELGFTAEDVTRWFELWKGARDRKATPTADVIHEGNSSDVTKQLVVTGKSATSWVWANQMPDLKKNTKDELGVIAYPGDPSAQWARASMYWSVFKGSKHKDVAVDVINFLNNDVEAVKLLGTDRGLPSNLDLRRVVSDDTTDPAMKQSIAVEAELTQKFGESPQVPIKGHSKVKSELIKAAENAQYGRATPAEAATQFVEACTSAIA, encoded by the coding sequence ATGCACCCCGCAACGCCCCCCACCACTGACGCGCCCGACGGGCGCGCCCACCGTACCCCGCTGCCTCGGCGGCGCCTCCTGCGTGGCCTGCTCGCCGTGACGGTCGCCGCACCGCTGATGTTCGGCGCCGCCGCCTGCGGAGACGACGGCACGGCCGCCGATCCGAACGCGCCGGTCAAGCTGTCCATCTTCTGGTGGGGCGGTGACGCCCGGGCCAAGCTGACCGAGGACGCGCTGGCCCTCTACACCAAGAAGCACCCCAACGTGACCTTCGAGAAGACCTGGCAGGCCAACCAGGGCTACTTCGACAAGCTGGCCACGCTCACCGCCGGCGGCAACCCCCCGGACCTGTTCCAGATCGACGACAACTACCTGGCCGAGTACGCGGCCCGCAACACCACGCTCGACCTCACCTCGTACCAGGAGTCCGGGAAGCTGGACACCTCCAAGTTCCCCAAGAGCCTCTGGCAGTACGGCGTGGTCGACGGCAAGCTCGCCGGCCTGGCCGCCGGGGAGAACACCCAGGGCCTGGTCTACAACAAGACGTTGCTGACCAAGCACAACCTGCCCGAGCCGACCACCGGGATGAGCTGGGAGGAGCACATCGCCTGGGCCGAGCAGGTCACCGCGAAGACCAAGGTGCCCGGCACCCAGGACCCGAGCGCCGACTACAAGGCGCTCTGGGTCTGGCTGCGCCAACAGGGCAAGGACCTCTACCGGGGCAAGGAGTTGGGCTTCACCGCCGAGGACGTGACCAGGTGGTTCGAGCTGTGGAAGGGCGCCCGGGACCGCAAGGCCACCCCGACCGCCGACGTCATCCACGAGGGCAACTCCAGCGACGTCACCAAGCAACTGGTGGTCACCGGCAAGTCGGCGACCTCCTGGGTCTGGGCCAACCAGATGCCGGACCTGAAGAAGAACACCAAGGACGAGCTGGGTGTGATCGCCTACCCCGGTGACCCCAGCGCGCAGTGGGCCCGGGCCTCGATGTACTGGTCGGTCTTCAAGGGCAGCAAGCACAAGGACGTCGCGGTCGACGTGATCAACTTCCTGAACAACGACGTGGAGGCGGTCAAGCTGCTCGGCACCGACCGCGGCCTCCCGTCCAACCTGGACCTACGCCGCGTGGTCAGCGACGACACCACCGACCCGGCCATGAAGCAGTCGATCGCCGTCGAGGCGGAGCTGACCCAGAAGTTCGGCGAGTCGCCGCAGGTGCCGATCAAGGGGCACAGCAAGGTGAAGTCCGAGCTGATCAAGGCCGCCGAGAACGCGCAGTACGGTCGCGCCACCCCCGCCGAGGCCGCCACCCAGTTCGTCGAGGCGTGCACGTCCGCCATCGCCTGA
- a CDS encoding LacI family DNA-binding transcriptional regulator, with protein MPVTIRDVARASGVHISTVSRTFSAPHLVNPETRVRVLACAEDLGYRPNRAARALITGRTHNIGLIIADIANPFFPPLIKAAESQARHRDYHVFVADTNEDPTAEEELVHALAKQVDGVLLCSPRMSNSLIEQLSREVPLVVVNRQVTGLPCVLMDVGQGARSAIEHLVGLGHRSIALLGGPRSSWTNREMRRAAGAAARAGGAELTVLGPNAPTEVGGSAIAEQVRRSGVSAVLAYNDLMAIGLIEGLDALGVRVPQEVSVVGVDDITLSRLTRPKLTTVATPTGAAGRTAVDMLLQQDIESPRGARGSGAGTALGVRRTTAQVMLQTDLVIRDSTGPGPYARPARPPAAPHGPDPHCPAGPGIPTAATGDAVAS; from the coding sequence GTGCCAGTCACCATCCGGGACGTCGCCCGGGCGTCCGGTGTGCACATCTCCACCGTGTCCCGCACCTTCTCCGCCCCGCACCTGGTCAACCCGGAGACCCGGGTCCGGGTGCTGGCGTGCGCGGAGGACCTGGGCTACCGGCCGAACCGCGCCGCCCGGGCCCTGATCACCGGGCGCACGCACAACATCGGGCTGATCATCGCGGACATCGCGAACCCGTTCTTCCCACCGCTGATCAAGGCGGCGGAGAGTCAGGCCCGGCACCGCGACTACCACGTCTTCGTGGCCGACACCAACGAGGACCCGACCGCCGAGGAAGAGCTGGTCCACGCGCTGGCGAAACAGGTGGACGGGGTGCTGCTGTGCAGCCCCCGGATGAGCAACAGCCTGATCGAACAGCTCAGCCGCGAGGTGCCACTGGTCGTGGTGAACCGCCAGGTGACCGGCCTGCCCTGCGTCCTGATGGACGTCGGGCAGGGCGCCCGCTCGGCGATCGAGCACCTGGTCGGCCTGGGACACCGCAGCATCGCGCTGCTCGGTGGCCCCCGCAGCTCGTGGACCAACCGGGAGATGCGCCGTGCCGCCGGCGCGGCCGCCCGGGCCGGCGGCGCGGAGCTGACCGTGCTCGGCCCCAACGCGCCCACCGAGGTCGGCGGCTCCGCCATCGCCGAGCAGGTGCGACGCAGCGGCGTGTCGGCGGTGCTCGCCTACAACGACCTGATGGCGATCGGCCTGATCGAAGGACTGGACGCGCTCGGGGTCCGGGTGCCGCAGGAGGTGAGCGTCGTCGGGGTCGACGACATCACCCTGAGCCGGCTCACCCGCCCCAAACTGACGACGGTGGCCACACCCACCGGGGCCGCCGGCCGGACGGCCGTCGACATGCTGCTGCAACAGGACATCGAGTCACCGCGCGGTGCGCGGGGGTCCGGTGCCGGCACGGCGCTCGGCGTCCGTCGTACCACCGCACAGGTAATGCTCCAGACCGACCTGGTCATCCGCGACTCGACCGGCCCGGGCCCGTACGCCCGACCGGCACGTCCCCCGGCCGCACCACATGGCCCGGACCCGCATTGCCCTGCGGGCCCGGGCATCCCGACCGCGGCCACCGGTGACGCCGTCGCCTCCTAA